A window of the Hypomesus transpacificus isolate Combined female chromosome 8, fHypTra1, whole genome shotgun sequence genome harbors these coding sequences:
- the zdhhc20b gene encoding palmitoyltransferase ZDHHC20-B → MAPTHVLRCCQRGLAWIPVIFIALVVCWSYYAYVVELCIFTIPNIGEKIIYLVFFHLFFIMFVWSYWKTIFSRPANPSKEFCLPKAEKEQYEKEERPESQQEILWRAATNLPLYTRTGAGAVRYCDRCQVIKPDRCHHCSACDMCVLKMDHHCPWVNNCVGFSNYKFFILFLAYSLVYCLFIAATVLQYFIKFWTNELPDTHAKFHVLFLFFVAAMFCISILSLFSYHLWLVGKNRSTIEAFRAPVFRTGSDKNGFSLGFRKNIGQVFGDQKKYWLLPIFTGQGDGQTFPTRLVSLDPEQATVTLQRPEANKSAEDVPASPLSDSQNRLLSNDQHANNIAEEHPEKDTLEPAESDTITISMESES, encoded by the exons ATGGCGCCCACCCATGTACTGAGATGCTGTCAACGGGGCTTAGCCTGGATACCTGTTATTTTCATCGCCCTGGTTGTCTGCTGGTCCTATTATGCATATGTTGTGGAACTTTGCATTT TCACCATCCCCAACATAGGAGAAAAGA TAATATACCTGGTGTTCTTTCACCTCTTCTTCATCATGTTTGTGTGGTCGTACTGGAAGACCATCTTCTCCAGACCTGCAAACCCTTCCAAAGAG tTCTGCTTGCCCAAAGCAGAGAAGGAGCAGtatgagaaggaggagaggcctGAGTCGCAGCAGGAGATCCTGTGGCGAGCTGCCACCAACCTGCCGCTCTACACACGCACTGGGGCCGGAG CTGTCCGATACTGCGATCGCTGTCAGGTGATCAAGCCAGACAGGTGCCACCATTGCTCTGCCTGTGACAT GTGTGTGCTCAAGATGGATCACCATTGTCCTTG ggTGAACAACTGCGTGGGATTCTCCAACTACAAGttcttcatcctcttcctggCCTACTCACTGGTGTACTGTTTGTTCATTGCAGCCACCGTTCTGCAGTATTTCATCAAGTTCTGGACA AATGAGCTGCCAGACACTCACGCCAAATTCCATGTCTTGTTTCTCTTTTTTGTGGCGGCCATGTTCTGCATCagcattctgtctctcttcagcTACCACCTGTGGCTGGTAGGGAAGAACAGATCCACCATAG AGGCATTCAGAGCGCCCGTGTTCAGGACCGGCTCTGACAAGAACGGCTTTTCCCTGGGCTTCCGCAAGAACATTGGCCAGGTGTTTGGAGACCAGAAGAAGTACTGGCTGCTACCAATCTTCACTGG TCAAGGAGATGGTCAGACGTTCCCCACGCGATTGGTCAGTTTGGACCCAGAGCAGGCCACAGTCACCCTGCAGCGACCAGAGGCCAATAAAAG TGCTGAGGATGTCCCAGCAAGTCCACTCAGCGACTCCCAAAACCGTCTCCTTAGCAACGACCAGCACGCTAACAACATTGCCGAGGAGCACCCGGAGAAGGACACCCTGGAACCAG CTGAGAGTGACACCATCACAATATCCATGGAGAGCGAGTCATAA
- the LOC124470121 gene encoding arylamine N-acetyltransferase 1-like — MRRKTLVNSFRSHYQMDQHTYLHRIGYEKPAVATQDVLMCVHRCHLMTVPFENLTVHSGGRVRLELPLLYNKIVNQRRGGFCFENNGIFSWLLSEIGFEVTLLSGQVRNSITGCYGPPFDHCISMVNVDRKRWLCDVGFGAAGFEFPISLETSEPQVQGHRVYRIRKDQNMHFLEWQDEENVGLAGKWSEIYKFTLEARCREDFTAMCDYHQNSPSSIFFRKSLCSILKPTGRLTYMGYKLITSQFPSKDGDNITKTTRELRHEEIPDILKEIRNSA, encoded by the coding sequence ATGCGCCGAAAAACTCTCGTTAACAGTTTCAGATCACACTATCAGATGGATCAACATACATATTTGCATCGCATTGGATATGAAAAGCCTGCGGTTGCAACCCAGGACGTTCTCATGTGCGTTCATCGCTGTCACCTAATGACAGTACCGTTCGAGAACCTCACTGTGCATAGTGGTGGGCGAGTGAGGCTGGAGCTTCCACTGCTTTACAACAAGATTGTCAACCAGCGCCGCGGTGGATTCTGCTTTGAGAACAATGGGATTTTCTCTTGGCTTTTGTCGGAAATAGGTTTCGAAGTCACTCTGCTCTCAGGGCAGGTCAGGAACTCCATCACCGGTTGTTACGGCCCGCCGTTCGACCACTGTATTTCCATGGTAAACGTTGATCGAAAGCGTTGGCTGTGTGATGTCGGCTTTGGCGCGGCAGGTTTCGAGTTTCCCATTTCATTAGAGACCAGTGAGCCTCAAGTTCAGGGTCACCGAGTGTATCGGATCAGGAAAGACCAGAATATGCATTTTCTCGAATGGCAAGACGAGGAAAATGTGGGGCTAGCTGGAAAGTGGTCAGAGATTTACAAATTCACTCTTGAGGCACGATGTAGAGAAGACTTCACTGCCATGTGCGACTACCATCAGAATTCTCCAAGTTCCATCTTCTTTCGCAAGTCCCTCTGTTCTATCTTAAAGCCAACTGGAAGGCTTACCTACATGGGGTACAAACTCATCACCAGTCAGTTCCCTTCCAAGGATGGAGATAATATAACCAAGACCACGAGGGAGCTAAGGCACGAGGAGATCCCAGACATTCTGAAGGAAATTCGGAATAGTGCTTGA
- the LOC124470117 gene encoding E3 ubiquitin-protein ligase MARCHF6-like, which translates to MDTAEEADICRVCRSEGTPDKPLYHPCVCTGSIKFIHQECLVQWLKHSRKEYCELCKHRFAFTPIYSPDMPSRLPIQDICAGLLTSVGTAIRYWFHYTLVAFAWLGVVPLTACRIYKCLFTGSVSSLLTLPLDMLSTDNLLADCLQGCFVVTCTLCAFISLVWLREQIVHGGAPQWLEQHQQQPPPNAAGQPNENQAAGQGAADDPPAAPPAPADPPAQNEAEPEPPDAPPEPGDDPELDNEEEEGAAAEDADANNGAQDDMNWNALEWDRAAEELTWERMLGLDGSLVFLEHVFWVVSLNTLFILVFAFCPYHIGHFSVVGLGFEEYVQASHFEGLITTIVGYILLAMTLILCHGLAALVRFQRSRRLLGVCYIVVKVSLLVVVEIGVFPLICGWWLDICSLEMFDASLKDRELSFKSAPGTTMFLHWLVGMVYVFYFASFILLLREVLRPGVLWFLRNLNDPDFNPVQEMIHLPIYRHLRRFILSVVVFGSIVLLMLWLPIRMIKLLLPTFLPYNVMLYSDAPVSELSLELLLLQVVLPALLEQGHTRQWLKGLVRAWTVSAGYLLDLHSYLLGEQDDNEANQPVNNNNNPPQGHHNNNNANPAPAVGEGLHAAHQAILQQGGPVGFQPYHRPLRFPFRIVLLIAFMCATLLVASLLCLTLPVFAGRWLMSFWTGSSKIHELYTAACGLYVCWLSIRGVTVLLAWMPQGRTIIMLKVQEWTFMILKTVVVALLVAGVIPLLLGLLFELVIVAPLRVPLDQTPLFYPWQDWALGVLHAKIIAAITLMGPQWWLKTVIEQVYANGIRNIDLHFIIRKLATPVISVLLLSLCVPYIIAAGVVPIVGMTPEMQILMQRRIYPFLLMVVSLIGILSFQIRQFKRLYEHIKNDKYLVGQRLVNYERKARASSVPPLNPVAE; encoded by the exons CTTGGTGCAGTGGCTGAAGCACAGCAGGAAGGAGTACTGTGAATTATGCAAGCACAGATTTGCTTTCACACCAA tCTATTCCCCAGATATGCCCTCACGCCTGCCTATCCAGGACATCTGTGCGGGGCTCCTGACCAGTGTTGGCACTGCGATCCGCTACTGGTTCCACTACACCCTGGTGGCGTTTGCCTGGCTGGGGGTGGTCCCTCTCACAGCAT GTCGCATATACAAGTGTCTCTTTACCGGCTCTGTGAGCTCGCTCCTGACTCTGCCATTGGACATGCTCTCAAC AGACAACTTGCTTGCGGATTGTCTTCAGGGTTGTTTTGTAGTGACGTGCACCCTGTGTGCGTTCATCAGCCTGGTCTGGCTGAGGGAACAGATCGTCCACGGCGGCGCCCCCCAGTGGTTGgaacagcaccagcagcagccgCCGCCCAACGCAGCCGGACAACCCAACgag aacCAGGCAGCAGGTCAGGGAGCTGCCGACGACCCTCCAGCTGCCCCGCCCGCCCCAGCTGACCCTCCTGCCCAGAACGAGGCAGAGCCCGAGCCCCCCGATGCCCCACCGGAGCCGGGAGACGACCCTGAGCTGGacaacgaggaggaggagggagcggcCGCCGAGGACGCCGACGCTAATAACGGGGCACAAG atgATATGAACTGGAATGCTCTGGAGTGGGACCGTGCAGCTGAGGAGCTCACCTGGGAGAGG ATGCTTGGACTGGATGGCTCCCTGGTGTTCCTG GAGCATGTATTCTGGGTGGTGTCTTTAAACACCCTCTTCATCCTCGTTTTCG CGTTTTGCCCCTACCACATTGGACACTTCTCCGTGGTGGGCCTTGGCTTTGAGGAATAT GTCCAAGCCTCCCACTTTGAGGGCTTAatcacaaccatcgtgggctaCATACTCCTGGCCATGACGCTCATCCTCTGCCAT GGACTGGCCGCTCTAGTCAGGTTCCAGCGCTCCCGACGTCTGCTCGGAGTCTGCTACATCGTTGTCAAG GTCTCTCTGCTGGTTGTCGTGGAAATTGGAGTTTTCCCGCTCATCTGTGGCTGGTGGCTTGACATCTGCTCTTTA GAAATGTTTGACGCTTCACTGAAGGACAGAGAGCTGAGTTTCAAATCTGCTCCCGGAACCACCATGTTCCTGCACTGGCTTGTGGGAATGGTCTACGTCTTCTACTTTgcctccttcatcctcctcctgagAGAG GTGCTGAGACCAGGCGTCTTGTGGTTTCTGAGAAACCTGAACGATCCGGACTTCAACCCCGTCCAGGAGATGATCCACCTGCCCATCTATAGACACCTGCGCAGGTTCATCCTCTCAGTG GTGGTGTTTGGCTCCATCGTGCTCCTCATGCTGTGGCTGCCCATCAGGATGATCAAGCTGCTCCTGCCCACCTTCCTCCCCTACAACGTCATGCTGTACAG tgATGCCCCAGTCAGTGAGCTCTctctggagctgctgctgctccaggtGGTCCTACCTGCCCTCCTGGAGCAAGGTCACACCCGCCAGTGGCTCAAAGGCCTGGTCAGGGCCTGGACCGTCAGTGCTGGCTACCTGCT AGACCTCCACTCCTACCTGCTGGGAGAACAGGATGACAACGAGGCCAATCAgcctgtcaacaacaacaacaacccacCACAGGGTCACCATAACAACAACAACGCCAACCCCGCCCCTGCGGTCGGAGAGGGGCTCCACGCGGCCCACCAGGCTATCCTACAGCAGGGGGGTCCTGTGGGATTCCAGCCTTACCATCGACCCCTCCGGTTCCCTTTCAGG ATTGTGCTGCTGATAGCGTTCATGTGTGCCACCCTGCTAGTGGCCAGTCTGCTGTGCCTCACCCTGCCAG TGTTTGCGGGGCGCTGGTTGATGTCCTTCTGGACCGGAAGCTCCAAGATCCACGAGTTGTACACGGCGGCGTGCGGCCTGTACGTGTGCTGGCTGTCCATCCGCGGCGTGACCGTCCTGCTGGCCTGGATGCCTCAGGGACGCACCATCATCATGCTCAAGGTCCAGGAGTGGACCTTCATG atcttaAAGACTGTGGTGGTGGCGTTGCTGGTGGCAGGGGTCATCCCCCTCCTGTTGGGCCTGCTGTTTGAGCTGGTCATCGTGGCTCCTCTGCGTGTTCCTCTGGACCAGACACCGCTCTTCTACCCCTGGCAG GACTGGGCTCTTGGAGTGCTCCATGCCAAAATCATTGCTGCGATCACCCTCATGGGCCCCCAGTGGTGGCTGAAGACCGTCATCGAGCAG GTGTACGCAAACGGGATCCGCAACATCGACCTCCACTTTATCATCCGCAAACTGGCAACGCCCGTCATCtcagtgctgctgctgtccctgtgtgtgcccTACATCATTGCTGCGGGGGTGGTGCCTATCGTcg GCATGACCCCTGAGATGCAGATCCTGATGCAGAGGAGGATCTACCCGTTCCTGCTGATGGTCGTCTCTCTCATAggcatcctctccttccagaTCCGCCAGTTCAAACGCCTTTACGAACATATTAAGAATGATAA GTATCTGGTTGGCCAGAGGCTTGTCAACTACGAACGCAAAGCGAGAGCGAGCTCAGTTCCGCCACTGAATCCTGTCGCTGAGTAG